Proteins co-encoded in one Daphnia carinata strain CSIRO-1 chromosome 3, CSIRO_AGI_Dcar_HiC_V3, whole genome shotgun sequence genomic window:
- the LOC130693029 gene encoding forkhead box protein A2-like, with translation MLSENMLPQKLQYSETGGSGPSPTSIGSSMAMCQTTMVPSMSSMASAYSLSSAAAAAAGMNGMGMTCMNMSTMASCSPQTSAAVAAAAGSSVFGMTGLSGNGGGGQQGHAPMNNATCMSPGMSVAGSYTMRSGIDSGMGQCMSSGFGGVPSTMGTSLANTSTAGRSSGDLTSPSDPSLRGGTANGGAVGAGVGNNGAGGVSGNATAGGRNDKTYRRSYTHAKPPYSYISLITMAIQNSPTKMLTLSEIYQFIMDLFPFYRQNQQRWQNSIRHSLSFNDCFVKVPRTPDKPGKGSFWALHPESGNMFENGCYLRRQKRFKCDAKKESGSGGVPSIGSSRSNHKTEGSHKKVTSDGRHQLQSGHDSSSDDDMINDCQMKERVSNHRSMIHHHNGNLIAGQLMSEDLHQHGLKVNGDKRTALSSNHHSSLHQDSTVLPTMLHHDDGLETMTNDPETVIPTTVPQHGMVCDDRYEKYKTYDKYDPGAMEFNALSQRYLAGDMGIGGQGQLLAPSIGLHGLKDATAYTLASHPFSIQRLLPGTTDPKSDVKMFDMGPYGGYATLAPGHGQGSLHHDNSNYYQASFYHQNMHHHNSQAHHGNHHHHHGGHHGSTASPSTL, from the exons ATGTTGTCCGAAAATATGTTGCCACAAAAACTACAGTATTCAGAAACGGGCGGCTCGGGACCCAGCCCGACGTCCATAGGCTCGTCGATGGCGATGTGCCAAACGACTATGGTGCCATCCATGTCGTCGATGGCCTCAGCTTATTCCTTGAGTTCAGCCGCTGCAGCCGCCGCCGGCATGAACGGAATGGGCATGACGTGCATGAACATGAGCACCATGGCTTCGTGTTCGCCACAGACATCAGCCGCTGTCGCCGCCGCAGCCGGATCGTCCGTTTTCGGCATGACTGGTTTAAGCGGCAACGGCGGCGGTGGCCAGCAAGGGCACGCACCTATGAACAACGCCACTTGCATGTCGCCCGGCATGAGCGTCGCTGGCTCCTACACTATGCGTAGTGGCATCGATTCCGGAATGGGCCAGTGCATGTCTTCCGGTTTCGGCGGAGTGCCGTCAACTATGGGCACTTCCCTGGCCAACACTTCGACCGCAGGGCGTTCCAGTGGCGATCTGACGTCGCCTAGTGACCCGAGCTTGCGAGGTGGCACTGCTAACGGCGGTGCCGTCGGTGCTGGCGTCGGAAACAACGGCGCTGGTGGCGTCAGTGGTAACGCGACGGCCGGCGGTCGCAACGACAAAACTTATCGCCGGAGCTACACTCACGCCAAGCCGCCCTATTCGTACATTTCTCTTATCACAATGGCCATACAGAATTCGCCGACGAAGATGTTGACGCTTAGTGAGATCTACCAGTTCATCATGGACTTGTTCCCGTTTTACCGACAGAACCAACAACGTTGGCAGAACTCGATTCGACACTCGCTCTCTTTCAACGATTGTTTCGTGAAAGTGCCACGCACTCCCGACAAGCCTGGCAAAGGTTCTTTCTGGGCCCTACATCCCGAATCGGGCAACATGTTCGAGAATGGCTGCTACCTCCGCCGACAGAAACGTTTCAAATGCGACGCCAAAAAGGAATCGGGTTCGGGAGGCGTACCCAGCATCGGCTCTAGTCGATCGAATCACAAAACCGAAGGGTCTCATAAGAAGGTGACATCCGACGGGAGACATCAACTTCAAAGTGGGCACGATAGTAGCAGCGACGACGACATGATCAACGATtgtcaaatgaaagaaagggTTTCCAATCATCGCTCCATGATTCACCATCAC AATGGCAATCTAATCGCGGGTCAGCTGATGTCTGAAGATCTCCACCAACACGGGCTGAAAGTCAACGGTGACAAAAGAACCGCTTTGTCGAGCAATCATCACAGTTCGTTGCATCAAGACTCGACAGTTTTGCCTACAATGCTGCACCACGACGACGGGTTGGAGACGATGACCAACGACCCGGAGACAGTGATCCCAACGACGGTGCCCCAGCATGGCATGGTGTGCGACGATCGCTACGAGAAATACAAGACGTACGACAAGTACGACCCCGGAGCAATGGAGTTTAACGCGCTCTCGCAACGCTATCTGGCCGGTGACATGGGCATTGGCGGCCAGGGTCAACTGCTCGCCCCATCCATCGGTCTTCATGGGCTGAAAGACGCAACGGCCTACACATTAGCGTCGCATCCATTCTCCATTCAGAGGCTTCTTCCCGGAACGACCGACCCCAAATCCGACGTCAAAATGTTTGACATGGGGCCGTACGGAGGTTACGCAACGCTTGCTCCTGGTCACG GCCAGGGTTCTTTGCACCATGATAACAGCAACTACTACCAAGCATCGTTTTATCACCAAAACATGCACCACCACAACAGCCAAGCTCACCATGgcaaccaccaccaccaccacggAGGCCATCATGGCTCTACGGCATCGCCCTCCACTTTATGA